A window from Methanococcoides sp. LMO-2 encodes these proteins:
- a CDS encoding flavodoxin family protein, translated as MKILGISGSPNKEGNNEKIINNVLEIAGTKGFETESILLSEKKVNPCIACGTCARGEKCPINDDMQDIYGKLAEADAIVFSSPVYFGGMTAQLKALFDRSVLLRRQGFQLKGKFGAVMAVGGSRNGGQEKTIQGIHDCMLVHGMMPVGDGAHFGGIAQKPVDDDEIGMKTIIDTIENLCETLKRLEA; from the coding sequence ATGAAGATACTTGGAATATCCGGAAGTCCCAATAAAGAAGGAAACAATGAGAAGATCATAAACAATGTTCTTGAGATCGCAGGAACAAAAGGTTTTGAAACAGAAAGCATCCTCCTTTCCGAGAAGAAGGTAAACCCATGCATTGCATGCGGTACCTGTGCACGCGGTGAAAAATGCCCTATCAACGATGATATGCAGGACATTTACGGCAAGCTCGCAGAAGCAGATGCCATAGTGTTCTCATCCCCGGTATACTTCGGCGGAATGACAGCACAACTTAAAGCGCTCTTCGACAGGAGTGTCCTTCTCAGAAGGCAGGGATTCCAGCTCAAGGGTAAGTTCGGTGCAGTCATGGCAGTTGGCGGATCACGTAACGGCGGGCAGGAAAAGACCATTCAAGGAATTCATGACTGCATGCTTGTCCATGGCATGATGCCTGTTGGTGACGGTGCACACTTCGGTGGAATTGCACAGAAGCCTGTGGACGACGATGAGATCGGAATGAAGACGATAATCGATACTATCGAGAACCTCTGTGAAACACTGAAAAGGCTGGAAGCCTGA
- the acs gene encoding acetate--CoA ligase alpha subunit, producing the protein MLEKLFEPASVAVIGASRTKGKVGRAVLDNLIESYNGEILPINPKADEILGLRCYPTILDTPNAAELAVVVLPAVLVPDALEKCGLAGVNNVVVISAGFKEAGIEGAKLERKCIEIVNKYGMRMVGPNCLGIIDTGSGLNASFAASMAKKGNIAMMSQSGAICTSALDWADARGVGFSKFISLGNKADLSENDFLLEMADDDNTSVIAAYLEGVKDGPKFMGIAREVSHKKPIVVLKSGRTAVGSRAVSSHTGTLAGSDEAYNAAFSQSGVMRADSVEEMLDYIRAFSSQPVPEGKNIAIVTNAGGLGILTADACHYAGLSLSSFDESTIDRLREKLSPAANLYNPVDVLGDAPSDIYGYALETILADPNVDGIIVLTSPQAMTDVKNIAEVVAEKAGSSQKPILCSFVGGTRIEEGETILDRHQIPNYAFPERAVSSMAALCNYGVIRKRSDPEIEQFDVDRGVVSSILDKARSENRHTLGLESFDILKAYGIPTVGTSNVKTLQEAIDACEEMGYPVVMKVLSADISHKTDVGGVRIGLENRDDVERAYHTMMSDVKRYMPNAVVSGVQIQKMVTGGKEVIIGMNRDVQFGPLLMFGLGGTYVEVLKDVSFSVAPIGKDVCRKMISSIKTYPLLTGVRGENPSDLGSITDTLCRISQLVMDFPEILEFEINPLMVMPEGQGCVAMDIRLTLGSE; encoded by the coding sequence ATGCTTGAAAAATTATTTGAACCAGCATCTGTAGCGGTAATTGGTGCCTCCCGTACTAAGGGTAAAGTGGGGCGGGCGGTACTTGATAACCTCATAGAGAGCTACAATGGCGAGATTCTTCCTATAAACCCGAAGGCTGATGAGATCCTTGGTTTGCGGTGTTATCCGACCATACTTGACACTCCGAATGCAGCTGAGCTTGCAGTGGTCGTCCTTCCTGCAGTTTTGGTTCCGGATGCACTGGAAAAGTGTGGTCTTGCAGGAGTGAACAATGTTGTAGTGATCTCTGCAGGCTTCAAGGAGGCAGGTATCGAAGGGGCAAAGCTGGAGCGCAAGTGCATTGAGATCGTCAATAAGTACGGGATGCGGATGGTAGGTCCCAACTGCCTTGGTATCATTGACACAGGCTCCGGCCTGAACGCTTCCTTTGCTGCATCCATGGCAAAGAAAGGAAATATTGCAATGATGTCCCAGTCCGGTGCGATATGTACTTCGGCGCTTGACTGGGCGGATGCCAGAGGGGTTGGATTTTCGAAATTCATAAGTCTCGGGAACAAGGCCGACCTTTCAGAGAATGATTTTCTTTTGGAGATGGCCGATGATGATAATACCTCTGTGATAGCAGCTTATCTCGAAGGCGTGAAGGACGGCCCGAAGTTCATGGGGATCGCCCGTGAGGTGTCACACAAAAAGCCTATTGTTGTGTTAAAGTCCGGTAGGACTGCCGTGGGTTCAAGGGCAGTGTCCTCACATACCGGTACGCTGGCAGGTTCCGATGAGGCATATAATGCTGCATTTTCACAGAGTGGTGTGATGCGGGCAGATTCTGTGGAAGAGATGCTTGACTACATACGTGCTTTTTCCAGCCAGCCGGTTCCTGAAGGAAAGAACATTGCCATAGTCACCAATGCCGGCGGTCTGGGCATACTGACAGCTGATGCCTGCCATTATGCAGGTCTTTCACTGTCATCATTTGATGAATCCACAATAGATCGTCTTCGGGAGAAACTATCGCCTGCGGCGAATCTCTATAATCCTGTGGATGTGCTTGGTGATGCACCTTCGGATATCTACGGGTATGCACTTGAAACGATCCTCGCTGATCCCAATGTTGATGGCATAATCGTACTGACATCTCCACAGGCAATGACAGATGTAAAGAACATAGCTGAAGTGGTTGCAGAAAAGGCAGGTTCCTCGCAGAAACCTATCCTGTGCAGTTTTGTTGGTGGCACCAGGATCGAGGAAGGTGAGACTATACTTGACCGGCACCAGATCCCCAATTATGCTTTCCCGGAAAGAGCTGTTTCAAGCATGGCAGCCCTTTGTAATTATGGTGTTATAAGGAAACGCAGTGATCCGGAAATTGAACAATTTGATGTTGACAGGGGAGTTGTATCTTCCATTCTTGATAAGGCACGTTCCGAGAACAGGCATACTCTCGGACTGGAATCGTTTGATATCCTGAAGGCATATGGTATTCCTACCGTGGGTACATCCAATGTGAAGACCCTTCAGGAGGCTATCGATGCCTGTGAGGAGATGGGTTATCCTGTGGTAATGAAAGTACTGTCAGCTGACATTTCCCATAAGACAGATGTTGGAGGTGTCCGCATTGGACTGGAGAACCGGGATGATGTAGAAAGGGCATACCATACCATGATGTCGGATGTGAAGCGATATATGCCAAATGCTGTTGTTTCAGGTGTGCAGATACAGAAGATGGTCACCGGAGGTAAGGAGGTTATCATTGGAATGAACAGGGATGTCCAGTTCGGTCCTTTGCTGATGTTCGGTCTTGGCGGTACCTATGTGGAAGTGCTCAAGGATGTTTCTTTCAGTGTTGCTCCCATAGGAAAGGATGTCTGCAGAAAGATGATCTCTTCTATCAAGACATATCCGTTACTGACAGGTGTGCGTGGTGAGAATCCTTCTGACCTTGGTTCAATAACAGATACGCTTTGCAGGATCTCGCAATTGGTCATGGACTTTCCTGAGATCCTCGAATTTGAGATCAACCCACTGATGGTGATGCCAGAAGGTCAGGGTTGTGTTGCAATGGATATCAGGCTCACCCTGGGGAGTGAATGA
- a CDS encoding chloride channel protein: MNNRLSRWNIRDAIFRGLHSEPGISNNLAVLIGIFTGLTIVAYDLCLKYAEGVFWNGAGTTGHYYVIFIPAIGGLFVGVVTHLYKDLKRCNVAEVIEGTALHGGRIRIREAFREVFLSIVSIATGGSVGKEAPGILAGAGIGTIFAKTIHAPDNRYRIFLGCGASGGIAAAFNAPLAGVVFVVEVILGELETRTFIPIVLSSVFATLVANLIFEVHPIEVSYYGLVDPIRESGLYLVLGILCGIASVIIIRTLYITHDVFQKIPVHPGFKPAIGGLFVGFIGYFYPQVRGIGYNVITEVLANNFTLQLLLILLVLKVLAFSFTIGSGNAGGSIVPSMFVGAMLGGAYGTIVHQLFPASTAVSGAYALVGMAATLAGTVRAPLTSMLILFELTKDYNLILPLMFACVVSNSISSGLHEESIFTEVLKRRGFTIRRGKEINVMESMLVKGNMITDVHTLSMNDTAKDLLDLMQSSRHAGFPVLDENKKLRGIVTLEDMREKVNYGELDTRISEIATLGPVVAYPDESLDVVLKRLAMKDIGRLPVVSRTDEAKLLGIITRSDVVKSYNKEIVKSVHEKDIQK; this comes from the coding sequence TTGAACAACAGGCTCTCCAGATGGAACATAAGGGATGCAATATTCAGGGGACTGCATTCCGAACCGGGAATATCGAACAACCTGGCGGTACTGATAGGTATCTTCACGGGACTTACCATCGTAGCATATGACCTCTGCCTGAAATATGCAGAAGGCGTTTTCTGGAATGGTGCGGGTACAACCGGCCATTACTACGTGATATTCATTCCTGCTATCGGCGGACTGTTCGTAGGAGTGGTCACCCACCTCTACAAAGACCTGAAACGCTGCAATGTAGCTGAAGTTATTGAAGGCACTGCCCTGCATGGGGGAAGGATACGGATACGTGAAGCTTTCCGAGAGGTATTCCTTTCCATAGTATCCATTGCAACCGGCGGTTCCGTGGGAAAAGAGGCACCTGGAATCCTTGCCGGAGCAGGCATCGGGACAATTTTTGCAAAAACGATACATGCACCTGACAACCGTTACAGGATCTTCCTTGGATGTGGTGCCTCCGGAGGCATAGCTGCTGCATTTAATGCCCCACTTGCAGGAGTTGTCTTTGTTGTGGAAGTTATCCTGGGAGAACTTGAAACAAGGACTTTCATCCCGATAGTACTCTCATCTGTCTTCGCAACACTTGTTGCAAACCTCATTTTTGAAGTGCATCCCATTGAGGTTTCCTACTACGGTCTTGTGGACCCCATCAGGGAATCTGGCCTCTACCTTGTCCTTGGCATCCTTTGCGGGATCGCTTCGGTCATAATAATACGGACCCTATACATCACCCATGATGTCTTCCAGAAGATCCCGGTACATCCGGGTTTCAAGCCAGCTATCGGAGGACTTTTTGTTGGTTTTATCGGCTACTTCTATCCACAGGTAAGGGGTATCGGATACAATGTGATCACAGAAGTTCTGGCCAACAACTTCACACTCCAGTTGCTGCTTATACTTCTTGTCCTTAAGGTACTGGCATTTTCCTTCACCATCGGTTCCGGAAATGCAGGAGGTTCCATTGTCCCTTCGATGTTCGTAGGTGCCATGCTGGGCGGGGCCTATGGAACAATAGTTCACCAGCTTTTCCCCGCAAGCACAGCGGTCTCCGGAGCTTATGCACTGGTAGGGATGGCTGCTACCCTTGCCGGCACCGTGAGAGCACCCCTTACATCCATGCTGATCCTCTTTGAGCTCACTAAGGACTATAATCTTATACTGCCGCTGATGTTCGCATGTGTTGTCAGCAACTCTATCTCGAGCGGTCTTCATGAAGAATCCATATTCACAGAAGTCCTAAAACGTCGTGGCTTCACAATTCGCCGTGGAAAAGAGATCAACGTAATGGAATCCATGCTTGTAAAAGGCAATATGATAACAGACGTACATACACTCTCAATGAACGATACTGCAAAGGACCTGCTCGACCTTATGCAGTCAAGCCGTCATGCAGGATTCCCGGTCCTTGACGAAAATAAGAAGCTACGTGGAATTGTGACTCTGGAGGATATGAGAGAAAAAGTGAACTACGGGGAACTTGATACGAGGATCAGCGAGATCGCAACACTTGGTCCTGTGGTGGCATATCCAGATGAATCACTGGACGTTGTCCT